A window of the Ostrea edulis chromosome 1, xbOstEdul1.1, whole genome shotgun sequence genome harbors these coding sequences:
- the LOC125683086 gene encoding PSME3-interacting protein-like, producing MSSSDLSRRFVSQDTLDEKRKKRQEEWEEKRGPEDPIECPEEVVDNRSLYERLQEQKNKKDQEYEDQFALKNSVKGLQEEEVAFLDQVSDQQIAIEKARSSEEAKIIRELKISFH from the exons ATGTCTTCATCAGACTTATCTAGAAGGTTTGTCAGTCAAGATACGTTAGAcgaaaaaaggaaaaaaagacAGGAAGAATGGGAAGAGAAGAGAGGGCCGGAAGACCCGATAG AATGTCCAGAGGAAGTGGTGGACAATAGATCTCTGTATGAACGTCTGCAGGAACAGAAGAACAAGAAAGATCAGGAATACGAGGATCAGTTCGCTCTGA AGAACAGTGTTAAGGGCCTGCAGGAGGAAGAAGTGGCGTTTCTTGACCAGGTGTCAGATCAGCAGATAGCCATTGAGAAAGCCCGTAGTAGTGAGGAGGCCAAAATAATCAGGGAACTCAAAATATCCTTTCACTGA
- the LOC125683169 gene encoding guanine nucleotide exchange factor MSS4-like — translation MSDRAVQENLMEDGKNKTKLFCERCSSIVLLPEKAVYSEIEFFLPHMKKKTDGTSETGETLKKYWKVNDMFEFENVGFTNTVETIKYLICADCEIGPIGWHDVNDKKAFYVALERVKHSE, via the exons ATGAGTGACAGAGCAGTACAAGAAAACTTGATGGAAGATGGAAAGAATAAGACAAAGTTATTTTGTGAAAGATGCAGTTCTATTGTTTTGTTACCTGAGAAAGCTGTTTACTCTGAAATCGAG TTTTTCTTGCCTCATATGAAGAAGAAGACAGATGGAACTTCCGAGACAGGCGAGACATTGAAGAAATACTGGaaagtcaatgatatgtttgaGTTTGAAAATGTGGGTTTTACAAACACAGTTGAAACAATCAAATATCTAATCTGTGCAGACTGTGAAATTGGACCAATTGGATGGCATGATGTTAATGACAAAAAGGCATTTTACGTTGCTCTAGAAAGAGTGAAGCATTCAGAATGA
- the LOC125683026 gene encoding DNA ligase-like has product MATKQKCTYWAKCYRKDKDHKKNFLHPEDEDGDTDTEIEDKEVKNSVKLKRQKTHELSVSEDMDVDVSRPTIKKLRSRTVSMEKPEPSTSTDEAGPSSAVDDDRPDCKYWEKCYRKEPNHIKQFRHPADGPPKKANRVKPENKIEDGDEKSVAGGFRLKRIGSHYTCTCIGWKVQKNAPNKRTCKHLREYLGDDFEKNRVGKLTADKKSRPEPSKYFSHINISLLLANKYNEKKDDPTNWWVSEKLDGVRAFWNGKCFYSRLGNPFYAPKWFTKDLPTDMHLDGELFGGRKKFQSTVSIVKTPECDQWKKIKYHVFDAPNLQKESFEKRMKAIKDYFDEVNPDYAIMCKQEKCTGKKHIDDELKRIIALGGEGLMIRQPGSQYERRRSNTLLKIKTFYDAEAVVIGYEPGKGRFHGKVGALRCKMANGKLFSVGSGLTDKDHNRPPKIGSIITYKFQEYTNSGTPRFPSYLGVRIDMDKPKDAVLPEIPKDDD; this is encoded by the exons ATGGCAACGAAACAGAAGTGCACGTACTGGGCCAAATGTTATAGAAAAGACAAAGATCACAAGAAAAATTTCCTTCACCCTGAGGATGAAGATGGAGACACAG ACACAGAAATTGAAGATAAAGAAGTCAAAAATTCTGTGAAACTGAAGAGACAGAAAACACATGAGCTGAGCGTTAGTGAAGATATGGACGTCGATGTCAGCCGACCTACCATCAAAAAGCTGAGGTCTCGCACGGTCAGCATG GAAAAGCCCGAGCCCTCGACTAGCACTGACGAGGCGGGTCCTTCCTCCGCAGTAGATGACGATCGTCCGGACTGTAAATACTGGGAGAAGTGCTACAGAAAGGAGCCCAATCACATCAAACAGTTCCGACATCCGGCAGATGGGCCTCCCAAAAAAGCAAACAGAGTTAAACCAGAGAATAAAATAGAAGATGGGGATGAAAAGTCTGTGGCTGGTGGCTTCCGGCTGAAGAGGATAGGCAGTCATTACACCTGCAC ATGCATTGGATGGAAGGTACAGAAAAATGCACCGAACAAAAGAACATGCAAACACCTCCGAGAATATTTAGGTGATGACTTTGAAAAAAACAGAGTGGGAAAATTGACAGCTGACAAAAAATCGAGACCAGAGCCCTCTAAATATTTCTCACACATCAACATAAGCCTCTTACTGGCCAACAAATATAATGAAAA AAAAGATGACCCTACAAACTGGTGGGTCAGTGAAAAATTAGATGGAGTAAGAGCATTTTGGAATGGAAA GTGTTTCTACTCCCGGCTTGGTAATCCTTTTTATGCTCCGAAGTGGTTCACAAAAGACTTACCCACAGACATGCATTTAGACGGAGAACTGTTTGGAGGAAGAAAGAAGTTTCAGAGCACAGTTAGCATTGTGAAAACACCTGAATGTGATCAGTGGAAGAAAATCAAGTACCATGTATTTGATGCCCCTAACTTACAAAAGGAGTCATTTGAAAAGAGAATGAAAGCCATCAAAGACTACTTTGATGAAGTAAA TCCTGACTATGCCATAATGTGCAAACAAGAAAAGTGCACAGGAAAAAAACACATTGATGATGAATTGAAGAGAATCATTGCCCTTGGTGGGGAAGGGCTTATGATTCGACAGCCCGGCTCTCAATATGAAAGAAGGCGATCCAACACATTGCTCAAAATCAAAACCTTTTATGATGCAGAG GCTGTTGTCATAGGCTACGAACCCGGCAAAGGCCGTTTCCATGGCAAAGTGGGGGCTCTTAGATGTAAAATGGCAAACGGCAAATTATTCTCAGTTGGATCTGG ATTGACAGACAAGGATCATAACCGTCCACCAAAGATCGGCTCCATCATCACATACAAATTCCAGGAATATACTAACTCAGGAACTCCCAGGTTCCCCTCCTACTTAG gagTGAGAATAGATATGGATAAACCTAAAGATGCAGTGTTACCCGAGATTCCAAAAGATGATGATTAA